A window of Cryptomeria japonica chromosome 3, Sugi_1.0, whole genome shotgun sequence contains these coding sequences:
- the LOC131075897 gene encoding cyclic dof factor 2, whose product MPKLEAKSGKSTDCAFKLFGRTIPVKSSADCCVDGNGNSGGYDGKNEEKGGLKRPTKVIACPRCESMDTKFCYFNNYNVNQPRHYCRKCQRYWTAGGALRNVPVGAGRRKNKPSFGIHQGHFVEVSENVWTDGQACIPLCPSMNSDKLVKVESVYPELRIFDEALNEAEAAYAQGKSKPQSHLHSYSHRLNLPSEKIVKEGSLGSEKPLCGIELPETYTHVGKRVGSGYMEKPSCSFSDKTQVSATKGESSSEVVQTVDDGACDSSLNGMVSAGPKAEPQGMRPNDFSSSSLPSFSSMGVIGNSWPLYYNGCFVNMPSGISASGSVQLKTNGVSWFPPSLVHASNWHVPSGSIWGQQWGVPWKPANTDSELKTLGKHERDEATPESKTDRSLWVPKTQRISDPGEALNSSFVESLEVERKTGSIKSGGVFKAFQSKKVKADCANTHPVDVMCANPAELSRSISSTESS is encoded by the coding sequence ATGCCAAAATTAGAGGCTAAGTCTGGGAAATCTACAGATTGCGCATTCAAGCTGTTTGGGAGGACAATCCCTGTAAAGAGCTCGGCAGATTGTTGTGTTGATGGGAATGGAAATTCAGGAGGGTATGATGGGAAGAATGAGGAGAAAGGAGGCTTGAAACGACCCACCAAGGTCATTGCCTGCCCTCGGTGTGAGAGTATGGATACCAAGTTTTGCTATTTCAATAACTATAATGTCAACCAGCCAAGGCATTATTGCAGGAAATGTCAGAGATACTGGACTGCTGGTGGAGCTCTGAGGAATGTCCCAGTTGGGGCTGGTAGAAGAAAGAATAAGCCCTCTTTCGGAATCCATCAAGGTCATTTTGTTGAAGTCTCTGAGAATGTGTGGACTGATGGGCAGGCTTGTATTCCCCTATGCCCATCTATGAATTCTGATAAATTGGTGAAAGTTGAGTCGGTTTATCCTGAATTGAGAATTTTTGATGAGGCCTTGAATGAGGCAGAAGCGGCATATGCACAAGGTAAGTCTAAGCCCCAATCCCATCTTCATAGTTATTCACATAGATTGAATCTGCCGAGCGAAAAAATAGTTAAGGAAGGAAGCCTTGGCTCTGAGAAGCCTCTGTGTGGTATAGAGTTGCCTGAGACTTACACCCATGTGGGCAAAAGGGTTGGGAGTGGTTATATGGAGAAACCCAGTTGTTCATTCAGTGACAAAACTCAAGTGAGTGCTACCAAAGGAGAATCATCATCTGAGGTGGTTCAGACTGTGGATGATGGGGCATGTGACTCATCATTGAATGGGATGGTATCAGCAGGCCCAAAAGCAGAACCTCAAGGCATGAGGCCTAAtgatttttcatcatcatcacttccaTCTTTCTCTTCTATGGGTGTCATTGGGAATTCTTGGCCTTTGTATTATAATGGTTGTTTTGTAAACATGCCTTCTGGCATAAGTGCTTCAGGAAGCGTTCAGCTCAAGACAAATGGTGTGTCCTGGTTTCCCCCAAGCCTAGTGCATGCTAGCAATTGGCATGTGCCTTCTGGTTCAATATGGGGACAACAATGGGGTGTACCATGGAAGCCAGCTAATACTGATTCAGAGTTGAAAACATTAGGCAAGCATGAAAGAGATGAAGCAACACCTGAAAGTAAAACTGATAGATCTCTTTGGGTGCCTAAAACCCAGAGAATAAGTGATCCAGGAGAAGCATTAAACAGTTCTTTTGTTGAAAGTTTAGAGGTGGAACGCAAAACGGGATCCATCAAATCAGGTGGAGTCTTTAAAGCATTTCAATCTAAGAAAGTGAAAGCGGACTGCGCTAATACTCATCCAGTGGATGTTATGTGTGCCAATCCTGCCGAACTCTCAAGATCAATCTCTTCTACAGAAAGCAGTTGA